CCAGAAAATAAAGGATTCGTTGTTCTTCGTGACGGTAGCTTCGTTACAGATAAGTACATGTACACGAACAGTACATTCTACGACCGTACTACTGGTGAAGTTGTACAACTGCCAAAAGAAGAATCTCAACCACTCATTGATCGTGCCCAAAATGAGTTGAACATGTCTGACAAAATCATTGAAGGTGACTTACTTCGCTTCTCTGAAAGTAACAAGACCAAAACTGGTGAAGTAAAGACAGCTATTAAAGAAGAAAAGAAGAGCGCTGAGTAATCTCAGCCTCTTTTTTTTATATTTCTCCATACAATTACTTATATTCATTAACTTTAACATTACATAACCTTTACCAAATATTCACATGGAATTAATGAAACATCCCTATAATAAAATATGTAAACAAGGTTCTCTATATTTCTTATCTCTCATCTGTAATAAGATCCCTTAAAGAAATATGTGAATCGTTTATTTCTACTTTCTTATAATTGTCTTTCAACATGTTTTGTTTCCATACACAAAACATTCAATAAGACGATGTCCCTATGAAAGATAGCTACCCTCCTTGTGCAGCATTCCATAAGAATGTTGCTTTTTTTTATTGAAAAGCAGGATTATTATTTCTTATTTTCGAATTTGTATATACAAAATGCTCTAAATCACCACTACTTCTCTACCATTTACAAATACATATACGTCATATGTAAAGAAGTACTCACATAAAAATTACTATAGTGATTTTTATTCCAAATGAATTAAGGTTTCACTTTACTTATGTACTTACGAAAGGATGGGACGGAAATTGGCATATGAAAGATTTGTACTTTGGAATGATGCAGTTATTGATACAACAAAACAAAAAACGTACATAGAACTCGAAGAAAGAGGCTTACAGTTTGGAGATGGTGTCTACGAGGTTATTCGCCTATATAAAGGGAACTTTCACTTATTAGATCCGCATATCACAAGATTGTATCGCTCCATGGAAGAAATAGAATTAACACTTCCTTTCTCAAAAGCAGAACTGATTATCCTACTTTATAAACTAATCGAAAATAATAATTTCCACGAAGATGGAACGATTTATTTACAAGTATCTCGTGGTGTACAAGCTCGTACCCATACATTCTCATATGACGTCCCTCCGACAATCTACGCCTATATTACAAAGAAAGAAAGACCGGCGTTATGGATTGAATATGGTGTACGTGCTATATCAGAACCAGATACGCGCTGGCTACGCTGTGATATTAAATCATTAAATTTATTACCCAATGTATTAGCTGCTACGAAAGCGGAACGAAAAGGTTGTAAAGAGGCTCTTTTCGTACGAAATGGTACTGTAACTGAGGGAAGCTGTTCGAACTTCTTTCTAATCAAAAACGGAACTCTTTACACACATCCAGCTAATCACCTTATTTTAAATGGTATTATTCGTCAATATGTCCTTTCGTTAGCGAAAACCCTTCGCATTCCGGTACAAGAAGAGCTTTTCAGCGTTCGTGATGTTTATCAAGCGGATGAATGCTTTTTTACAGGAACGACAATTGAAATTTTGCCGATGACTCATCTTGATGGAACCGCAATCCAAGATGGACAAGTTGGTCCTATCACTAAAATGCTACAAAGATCCTTTTCTCAAAGTTTATTACACTCCAATATATCATCTTCTTAAACACGAATCATTTCTATCCTTTCTACATTCAATATATGTATTTAAATGGAAATCAAGGTAAAGATTTATGCCTTGATTTTTTTTGTAATCTTTTTGTCATATTCAGATTCCCGCATAAGTCTTGACAGTAATCGACATGCTCTTTAGAATTTTTAACAGTTGGTAAATATTTCTTCACTACATTACAGACAGAAAGGAATCGACAAATTATGAAAAAATACCTTGCCGGTCTTGCGGCAGTGTCTGTAGCAGGAGGAGCAGCACCTACACTTGACAGTGTTCAAGCTGCCCCTGAACAAAATACACAAAAAGCTGCTACAACTGTCCAAGCTTCTGCATCAAACAGCTCATCTTATAAGGTTAACGCTGACGTATTACATGTTCGTGCAGGATCAAGTACTTCTCACGACATCATCTCGCGCGTTTATAACGGTCAATCTTTAAACGTGATTGGCGAAGAAAATGGTTGGTTCAAAATTAACATTAATGGTAAAACAGGCTTTGTTAGTGGCGAATTTGTATCAAAAAATGGAGCAAGCAATTCTAATGTAAGTACAACAGGTGGAAAGAATAAAGTTACTGCTGATGTATTACGTGTACGTACAGCTCCAAACACTTCTAGTTCTGTTTCAGGACGTGTATATGAAGGACAAACATTAAACGTAATTGGCCAAGAAAATGGTTGGGTGAAAATCAACCATAATGGACAAGTCGGCTATGTAAGTAGCGAATTCGTATCTGGTGTTTCTTCTAATGCAGGTTCTTCAAACAACAATACGAATAATAACAACCAAGAATCTGTAAAA
This Bacillus paramycoides DNA region includes the following protein-coding sequences:
- a CDS encoding D-amino-acid transaminase, whose product is MGRKLAYERFVLWNDAVIDTTKQKTYIELEERGLQFGDGVYEVIRLYKGNFHLLDPHITRLYRSMEEIELTLPFSKAELIILLYKLIENNNFHEDGTIYLQVSRGVQARTHTFSYDVPPTIYAYITKKERPALWIEYGVRAISEPDTRWLRCDIKSLNLLPNVLAATKAERKGCKEALFVRNGTVTEGSCSNFFLIKNGTLYTHPANHLILNGIIRQYVLSLAKTLRIPVQEELFSVRDVYQADECFFTGTTIEILPMTHLDGTAIQDGQVGPITKMLQRSFSQSLLHSNISSS